Proteins encoded in a region of the Malaciobacter mytili LMG 24559 genome:
- the nhaA gene encoding Na+/H+ antiporter NhaA: MFTIEDFIKKESSAGIVLIFVTIAALILKNTDFSPIYDAFLHTPVEIRFGALNIAKPLLLWINDGLMAIFFFLIGLEVKRELLEGHLSSVKQITLPAIAAVGGMVVPALVYVYFNIGDEVAMRGWAIPTATDIAFALGILSLLGSRVPVSLKIFLMALAIIDDLGAIVVIALFYTTDLSITSIVIASVALVGLIALNRFKVIKPAAYILLGVILWVSVLKSGVHATLAGVALAFTIPLKSRDENGKEFSMLKEMEHSLHYWVIFLILPLFAFVNAGVDLRNISINQLATSVPLGIMLGLFLGKQIGVFGFSYIAIKLKLATLPEGANFKQLYGVAILTGIGFTMSLFVDSLAFTDDSLFAFTDKLAILLGSFISGIFGYLVLKRTTSNSESKV; encoded by the coding sequence ATGTTTACAATTGAAGATTTTATTAAGAAAGAGTCAAGTGCGGGAATAGTTCTTATTTTTGTAACTATTGCCGCATTAATATTAAAAAATACAGATTTTTCGCCTATTTATGATGCATTTTTACATACTCCAGTGGAGATTAGATTTGGAGCATTAAATATTGCAAAACCTTTACTTCTATGGATAAATGATGGTCTTATGGCTATATTTTTCTTTCTTATTGGTCTTGAAGTAAAAAGAGAATTACTTGAAGGACATCTTTCTAGTGTAAAACAAATAACACTTCCTGCAATTGCAGCAGTTGGTGGTATGGTTGTACCTGCTTTAGTATATGTTTATTTTAATATTGGTGATGAAGTTGCCATGAGAGGTTGGGCAATACCAACTGCAACGGATATTGCTTTTGCTTTAGGTATTTTATCACTTCTTGGTAGTAGAGTTCCTGTTTCATTAAAAATATTTTTAATGGCTTTAGCGATTATTGATGACTTAGGTGCCATTGTTGTTATTGCATTATTTTATACTACAGATTTATCTATCACTTCAATTGTTATTGCAAGTGTGGCTTTAGTTGGACTTATTGCTTTAAATAGATTTAAAGTTATAAAACCAGCCGCTTATATTCTTCTTGGGGTAATTTTATGGGTATCTGTATTAAAATCAGGAGTTCATGCTACACTAGCTGGAGTTGCATTAGCTTTTACTATTCCTTTAAAATCTAGAGATGAAAATGGTAAAGAATTTTCTATGTTAAAAGAGATGGAACATTCATTACACTACTGGGTTATATTTTTAATTTTACCTCTTTTTGCATTTGTAAATGCAGGAGTAGATTTAAGAAATATTTCTATAAATCAATTAGCTACAAGTGTACCTTTAGGAATTATGCTTGGATTATTTTTAGGTAAACAAATTGGTGTTTTTGGATTTTCATATATTGCTATAAAATTAAAATTAGCAACATTGCCAGAGGGAGCAAACTTTAAACAGCTCTATGGAGTAGCAATATTAACAGGTATTGGATTTACCATGAGTTTATTTGTTGATTCATTGGCTTTTACAGATGATTCATTATTCGCTTTTACTGATAAACTAGCTATTTTATTAGGTTCTTTTATTTCTGGAATATTTGGTTATTTAGTTCTTAAAAGAACTACTTCAAACAGTGAGTCAAAAGTATAA
- a CDS encoding Crp/Fnr family transcriptional regulator gives MYKDILKKIDFFKLLNEEEIELINNSCKIITLNKNNILFYEGDFAKSFYIMLQGRLKLYKTGTMGNEIIIHSFNKPTIFAEMATFQESTFPATAISTSNLTKVAILEKKIFISLLQNNANLSFHIIGSLIKKMKTLEQTIHRNLVYDATQKVCSLLKEKPNILIEKKHSEIANKLNMAPETLSRSLKKIKEKGYINQNNIVIDSSFYEILH, from the coding sequence ATGTATAAAGATATATTAAAAAAAATAGACTTTTTTAAACTATTAAATGAAGAAGAAATTGAATTAATCAATAACTCATGCAAAATAATCACATTAAATAAAAATAATATACTTTTTTATGAGGGTGATTTTGCAAAATCTTTTTATATTATGCTTCAAGGAAGATTGAAACTGTATAAAACTGGAACTATGGGAAATGAGATAATAATTCATAGTTTTAATAAACCAACAATATTTGCTGAAATGGCAACTTTTCAAGAATCAACTTTTCCTGCAACAGCTATTAGTACTAGTAATCTTACAAAAGTTGCAATTTTAGAAAAAAAAATATTTATTTCTCTTTTACAAAATAATGCTAATTTATCATTTCATATTATAGGTTCACTTATAAAAAAGATGAAAACTTTAGAACAAACAATTCACCGTAATTTAGTATATGATGCAACACAAAAAGTATGTTCACTTTTAAAAGAGAAGCCTAATATATTAATTGAAAAAAAACATTCTGAAATTGCTAATAAATTAAATATGGCACCTGAAACACTATCAAGATCACTAAAAAAAATTAAAGAAAAAGGATATATAAATCAAAATAATATTGTAATAGATAGTTCTTTTTATGAAATATTACATTAA